The nucleotide sequence ACCTCGGCCGCGGCTCGATCGTGATGCGCGGCAAGGTGACGATCGACACCATCCGGAAAGATCGCGAAGCGATCATCATCACCGAAATTCCCTACCAGGTGAACAAGGCGACTATGGTCGAGCGCATCGCCGAACTGGTGCGCGAGAAGAAGATCGAGGGCATTTCCGACCTGCGCGACGAATCCGACCGCGACGGTTTTCGCGTGGTCGTCGAACTGAAGCGCGATGCGGTGCCCGATGTGGTGCTGAACCAGCTCTATCGCTTCACGCCGCTGCAGACCAATTTCGGCGCCAACATGGTGGCGCTCGATGGCGGCCGTCCGCAGTTGATGAACCTGAAGGACCTGCTGACGCTGTTCGTCGCGTTCCGCGAGCAGGTGGTCACCCGCCGCACCAAGTTCCTGCTGAATAAGGCGCGCGACCGCGCCCATATCCTGGTCGGTCTCGCGATCGCCGTCGCCAATATCGACGAAATCATTCGCGTCATCAGAACCTCGCCCGATCCGAACACCGCGCGCGACACGTTGATGTCGCGCGACTGGCCGGCCAAGGACGTCGAGGCGATGATCACGCTGATCGACGACCCGCGGCACCGGATGGCGCCCGACGGCACTGCAAGGCTGTCGCTGGAGCAGGCCAGGGCCATTCTCGACCTGCGGCTGCAGCGCCTGACCGCGCTCGGCCGCGAGGAGATCTCCGAAGAGCTCGACAAGCTCGCGGTGGAAATCGCCGACTATCTCGAGATCCTGCGTTCGCGTGCGCGCGTGCAGGCGATCATCAAGGATGAACTGGCGGCAGTCCGGTCCGAATTCGCCACTCCGCGGAAAACCGTCATCATCGAGCAGGAAGGCGAGGTCGAGGACGAGGACCTGATCCAGCGCGAGGACATGGTCGTGACGGTCTCGCATGCCGGCTATGTCAAGCGCGTGCCGCTCTCGACCTATCGCGCCCAGCGCCGCGGCGGCAAGGGCCGCGCGGGCATGCAGACCCGCGATGAGGATTTTGTCAGCCGCCTGTTCGTGGCCTCGACGCACACGCCGGTGCTGTTTTTCTCCTCGAAGGGCCAGGTCTACAAGGAGAAGGTCTGGCGGCTGCCGGTGGCAGCTCCCAACGCGCGCGGCAAGGCGATGATCAACATCCTGCCGCTGGAGCAGGGCGAACGCATCACCACCATCATGCCGCTGCCGGAGGACGAATCTTCCTGGGCCAATCTCGACGTGATGTTCGCCACCACCGGCGGCACCGTCCGCCGCAACAAGCTGTCGGACTTCGTCGATGTCCGCCGCTCCGGCATCATCGCCATGAAGCTCGGGGAGGGCGAGGCGATCGTCGACGTGCAGATCTGCACCGAGCGCGACGACGTGCTGCTGACGGCGGCGGGCGGCCAGTGCATCCGCTTCCCCGTCACCGATGTGCGCGTCTTCACCGGCCGCACCTCGATGGGCGTGCGCGGCATCGCGCTTTCTGCGAATGACACGCTGATCTCGCTGGCGATCCTGCGCCATGTCGAGACCAGCTCCGACGAGCGGTCGGCCTACTTCAAGATGCGCCGTGCGGTCGCCGGCGAAACCGCGGCTGAGGAGCCTGCGGATGCCGAGGCCGAAGAAACTTCGGGTTCGCTCCAGCTCTCGCAGGAGCGCTACGCGGAAATGTCGGCGCAGGAGCAGGTGGTGCTGACGGTTTCCGTCAACGGCTACGGCAAGCGCACCTCGTCCTACGAGTACCGCACCACCGGCCGCGGCGGCAAAGGCATCGTCGCGATGAGCGTCAACAACCGCAACGGCAAGCTGGTGGCGTCATTCCCCGTGGAGCACAGCGATCAGATCATGCTGGTAACCGACAAGGGCCAGCTCATCCGCTGCCCGGTCGAGGACATCCGCATCGCCGGCCGCTCGACCCAGGGCGTCATCGTGTTCGATACCGCCGACGACGAGCATGTAGTGTCGGTCGAGCATATCGGCGACGACGGAGAGAACGGCGAGAACGGCAACGGGGCGTAAGCGCCGCCGGTGGCCCTGTAGCCCGGGTGGAGCGCAGCTCAACCCGGGATCAACCCATCCGCTGGCGAGACTGTCCCTGGATTGCGCTTCGCTCCATCCGGGGCCCGTTACCCCATCTACGCGCTCCCGCGCACGGTAAACCTGCCCTTAACCATAGATTGATACGATTTGCTGTGTCCGGGTGGTGACCATCCGGCCAAACGGGAGCGGATATCATGCCCGTCGAGATGCTGACGTATAGCGAACTGGGTGAAAGGCTCAAAATTTCCCCAGAGGCCGCCCGTGCCCTGGTGAAGCGACACCGATGGCCACGCTCTCGCTCCAATGACGGCAAGACGCTTGTCCAGGTCGATCTCAGCGAATTCAGCCATTCCCCGACTCCCCGTCAGCCGCAAGCGCAGGCCGGTCACCAGGTGGTCACCGCCTTAAAGCAACAAATTGAGACCTTGCAGACTGAGCTGGCAGAGATGAGGGGGATTGCCAGCGGCCATCGGGCCGACTTTGAGAGAGAATGCGAACGCACCAACAAGCTCTTGGCCGAATTGCTCAAAGTCAGCACAGAAAGCGTGGGAGCCCGGGAAAAGGCAGCTCTGCTCGAAGGCAAGCTGTCGATGCTGACGCAGCCTTGGCGACGTCGGCTGGTCGATGCTTTCACCCTTGCCCTACCACAAGTCGCCTCCAACCCTCGCGAGAGCGCCGGCCCCATAGCCCAGTCACAGAATTGAACCGACTTTGCCAACGCGCCGAGTTCCGCCGCGATTGCCACAAATCTGCACATCATACCGGCTCTGC is from Bradyrhizobium sp. AZCC 2176 and encodes:
- the gyrA gene encoding DNA gyrase subunit A, with the translated sequence MSDSEDNKPGEPPEPSDIRPVSILDEMKRSYLDYAMSVIVARALPDARDGLKPVHRRILYAMYENGFEWNKPYRKSARTVGDVIGKYHPHGDQSVYDALVRMAQDFSMRVPLIDGQGNFGSVDGDMAAAMRYTESRLTKIAQSLLDDIDKDTVDYQPNYDSSEKEPSVLPAKFPNLLVNGAGGIAVGMATNIPPHNLGEVIDACVALIDNPALAIDDLINIVPGPDFPTGGIILGRQGIRSAYHLGRGSIVMRGKVTIDTIRKDREAIIITEIPYQVNKATMVERIAELVREKKIEGISDLRDESDRDGFRVVVELKRDAVPDVVLNQLYRFTPLQTNFGANMVALDGGRPQLMNLKDLLTLFVAFREQVVTRRTKFLLNKARDRAHILVGLAIAVANIDEIIRVIRTSPDPNTARDTLMSRDWPAKDVEAMITLIDDPRHRMAPDGTARLSLEQARAILDLRLQRLTALGREEISEELDKLAVEIADYLEILRSRARVQAIIKDELAAVRSEFATPRKTVIIEQEGEVEDEDLIQREDMVVTVSHAGYVKRVPLSTYRAQRRGGKGRAGMQTRDEDFVSRLFVASTHTPVLFFSSKGQVYKEKVWRLPVAAPNARGKAMINILPLEQGERITTIMPLPEDESSWANLDVMFATTGGTVRRNKLSDFVDVRRSGIIAMKLGEGEAIVDVQICTERDDVLLTAAGGQCIRFPVTDVRVFTGRTSMGVRGIALSANDTLISLAILRHVETSSDERSAYFKMRRAVAGETAAEEPADAEAEETSGSLQLSQERYAEMSAQEQVVLTVSVNGYGKRTSSYEYRTTGRGGKGIVAMSVNNRNGKLVASFPVEHSDQIMLVTDKGQLIRCPVEDIRIAGRSTQGVIVFDTADDEHVVSVEHIGDDGENGENGNGA